A part of Flavobacteriaceae bacterium GSB9 genomic DNA contains:
- the mfd gene encoding transcription-repair coupling factor: MSKSTLSQTYAQLLQTQKLQKAIAQTESKTHLKNLVGSSLSFVISNVFKEIEKPFLMVFNDKEEAAHYLNDLEQLCDEKNVLFYPGSYRRPYDIEETDNANVLLRAEVLNRINSQKNPAIIVTYPDALFEQVVTRRELERNTLKVSVNDKVSIEFVNEVLFEYQFKRVDFVTEPGEFSVRGGIVDVFSFSNDEPYRIEFFGDEVDSIRTFDVESQLSIEQIKKINIIANVANKLIEEKRQSFLKYIAQKTVVCLKNADLLFSRIDDFYEKAETAFKELSSDLKHAKPNELFCDSALLKKQLLDFSILEFGTSSVYNKTPNSVIAFSTTPQPTFNKQFNLLIEDLNKNHNKGYTNYIACVSEQQAKRFHDIFDDSNLEVRPYNTAILSLHQGFIDHDAKIVCYTDHQIFERYHKFHLKNGYAKKQAITLKELTNLDIGDYVTHIDYGIGRFGGLQKIDVEGKKQEAIKLIYGERDVLYLSIHSLHKITKFNGKDGKPPKIYKLGSKTWKTLKQKTKARVKHVAFNLIKLYAKRKTEKGYQYNPDSYMQHELEASFIYEDTPDQSMATADIKADMESERPMDRLVCGDVGFGKTEVAIRAAFKAVDNGKQVAILVPTTILAYQHYRTFKGRLKDFPVTVDYLNRFRTAKEKRETLEALGEGKVDIIIGTHQLVNKNVKFKDLGLLIVDEEQKFGVAVKEKLKTLKENVDVLTLTATPIPRTLQFSLMAARDLSVITTPPPNRYPIESHVIRFNEEAIRDAVSYEIERGGQVFFIHNRIENIKEVAGMIQRLVPDAKIGIGHGQMEGKKLEQLMLQFMDGAFDVLVSTTIVESGLDVPNANTIFINNANNFGLSDLHQMRGRVGRSNKKAFCYFITPEYSAMTDDARKRITALEQFTELGSGFNIAMKDLEIRGAGDLLGGEQSGFINEIGFDTYQKILNEAIEELKETEFKDLYNEPEDNKVYVKDVTIDSDFELLFPDSYINNITERLNLYTQLNNLTTEAELQTFEKDLIDRFGALPEQVTNLLNSVQIKWLATKIGIEKVVMKKGKLIGYFINDQQSSFYQSKNFTKVLQFVQTHSNVCKMKEKQTRNGLRLLLTFDNIKTVKQVLEALQPIVA; this comes from the coding sequence GTGAGTAAATCTACCCTCTCGCAAACCTATGCACAGCTTTTGCAAACGCAAAAACTGCAAAAAGCTATTGCCCAAACCGAATCGAAAACTCATTTAAAAAATCTTGTAGGATCATCGCTGTCTTTTGTCATTTCAAACGTTTTTAAAGAAATTGAAAAGCCATTTTTAATGGTGTTTAATGATAAAGAAGAAGCGGCCCATTACTTGAACGATCTCGAGCAACTCTGTGACGAAAAGAATGTGCTTTTTTATCCAGGAAGCTATCGAAGGCCTTATGATATCGAAGAAACCGATAACGCCAATGTGCTACTTCGTGCAGAGGTTTTGAACCGTATAAACTCGCAAAAAAATCCTGCAATAATTGTTACCTACCCCGATGCACTTTTCGAGCAGGTGGTTACGCGAAGAGAGCTTGAGCGAAATACACTAAAAGTTTCTGTAAACGATAAAGTATCCATCGAGTTTGTAAATGAAGTCCTTTTTGAGTATCAGTTTAAGCGTGTCGATTTTGTTACCGAACCCGGGGAGTTTTCAGTGCGTGGGGGTATTGTCGATGTATTTTCATTTTCTAATGATGAGCCTTACCGTATTGAGTTTTTTGGCGATGAGGTGGATAGTATTCGTACTTTTGATGTAGAATCCCAGCTGTCCATTGAGCAGATAAAGAAGATAAACATTATTGCCAATGTAGCCAATAAGTTGATAGAGGAAAAACGACAGAGTTTTTTGAAATATATTGCTCAAAAAACGGTGGTTTGCTTAAAAAATGCCGATTTGTTGTTTTCTCGTATTGATGATTTTTATGAAAAGGCCGAGACGGCTTTTAAGGAACTGTCGTCCGATTTAAAGCATGCCAAACCCAACGAGCTATTTTGCGATTCGGCATTGCTTAAAAAACAGCTTTTGGATTTTTCAATCTTGGAGTTTGGTACGTCTTCTGTTTACAATAAAACACCTAATAGCGTTATTGCATTCAGCACAACGCCACAGCCCACATTCAATAAGCAATTTAATCTGCTAATTGAAGATTTAAACAAAAACCATAACAAAGGTTACACCAATTATATCGCTTGCGTTAGTGAACAACAGGCTAAGCGTTTTCATGATATTTTTGATGATTCTAACCTAGAGGTACGCCCATATAATACTGCTATATTATCATTGCATCAAGGTTTTATAGATCATGATGCCAAAATAGTGTGCTACACCGACCATCAAATTTTTGAGCGTTATCATAAATTTCACCTCAAAAATGGTTATGCTAAAAAGCAAGCTATTACCTTAAAAGAGCTTACCAATCTAGATATCGGCGATTATGTAACCCATATCGATTATGGTATTGGTCGTTTTGGTGGACTTCAGAAAATAGATGTTGAAGGCAAAAAACAGGAAGCCATAAAGTTGATTTATGGCGAGCGTGACGTATTGTATTTAAGCATTCATTCGCTGCACAAAATCACCAAGTTTAATGGTAAGGATGGCAAACCGCCAAAGATTTATAAACTGGGCAGTAAGACGTGGAAAACCCTCAAGCAAAAAACAAAAGCGCGCGTAAAGCATGTGGCTTTTAATCTTATAAAACTTTACGCCAAACGTAAAACCGAAAAAGGGTATCAATACAATCCAGATAGCTATATGCAGCACGAATTGGAGGCTTCTTTTATTTACGAAGACACACCAGACCAAAGTATGGCAACGGCCGATATAAAAGCCGATATGGAAAGCGAACGCCCTATGGACCGGTTAGTATGTGGCGATGTGGGCTTTGGAAAAACCGAAGTCGCTATTCGGGCGGCATTCAAGGCGGTAGATAATGGTAAACAAGTTGCCATTTTAGTTCCGACTACCATTTTAGCTTATCAGCATTACAGAACGTTTAAAGGGCGTTTGAAAGATTTTCCGGTTACAGTCGATTACCTGAACCGTTTTAGGACAGCAAAAGAAAAACGAGAAACATTGGAAGCCTTGGGAGAAGGGAAAGTTGATATTATAATTGGTACACATCAACTCGTTAACAAAAATGTAAAATTTAAGGATTTAGGACTTTTAATTGTTGATGAAGAACAAAAATTTGGCGTAGCCGTAAAGGAAAAATTAAAAACCTTAAAGGAGAATGTCGATGTGTTAACACTTACCGCGACTCCTATTCCCCGAACGCTTCAATTTAGTTTAATGGCAGCGCGAGATTTATCGGTTATTACAACGCCGCCACCTAACCGTTACCCTATTGAGAGCCATGTTATCAGGTTTAATGAAGAGGCTATCCGCGATGCAGTGAGCTACGAAATTGAACGTGGCGGACAAGTTTTCTTTATCCACAACAGGATTGAAAACATAAAAGAAGTTGCCGGAATGATTCAGCGTTTGGTTCCCGATGCTAAAATAGGTATTGGCCATGGCCAAATGGAAGGCAAAAAATTAGAGCAGCTTATGTTGCAATTTATGGACGGTGCTTTTGATGTTCTGGTAAGTACCACCATTGTTGAAAGTGGTTTAGATGTGCCCAACGCCAATACTATTTTTATTAATAATGCCAATAATTTTGGTTTGAGCGATTTGCACCAAATGCGTGGTCGAGTAGGGCGTAGCAACAAAAAAGCGTTTTGTTATTTTATTACGCCCGAATATTCGGCAATGACCGATGATGCCCGAAAACGTATTACCGCACTAGAGCAATTTACCGAATTGGGTAGTGGTTTTAATATTGCTATGAAAGACCTTGAAATCCGTGGTGCTGGCGATTTATTAGGAGGTGAACAAAGTGGATTTATAAATGAAATTGGGTTTGATACCTATCAGAAAATATTAAATGAAGCCATAGAAGAGCTTAAGGAAACTGAGTTTAAAGATCTGTACAACGAACCTGAAGATAACAAGGTTTACGTAAAAGATGTTACTATAGATTCCGATTTCGAACTCTTATTTCCAGATAGCTATATCAATAACATTACCGAACGTTTAAATTTATACACACAGTTAAATAATCTAACAACCGAAGCCGAATTACAAACTTTCGAAAAGGATTTGATAGACCGTTTTGGAGCTTTGCCAGAACAAGTGACCAATTTGTTAAATAGTGTCCAAATAAAGTGGTTGGCCACCAAAATCGGGATTGAAAAAGTGGTTATGAAAAAGGGTAAGCTAATAGGTTATTTTATTAACGACCAACAGAGCAGTTTTTACCAAAGCAAAAATTTTACTAAGGTGTTGCAGTTTGTGCAAACACACTCTAATGTTTGCAAAATGAAAGAGAAGCAAACAAGAAACGGGTTGCGTTTATTGCTTACTTTTGATAACATTAAAACAGTAAAGCAAGTTTTAGAGGCGTTACAGCCTATTGTGGCCTGA
- the pyk gene encoding pyruvate kinase, whose protein sequence is MSAAQKKTKIVATLGPATSTKEVLKGMLEEGVNVFRINFSHANYDDVKERIDMIRELNDEYGFTAAILADLQGPKLRVGVMKEEVVVNPGDEITFATGERFEGTKERVYMTYDRFPQDAKPGERILLDDGKLIFEVVSTDKKSEVKAKVIQGGPLKSKKGVNLPNTNISQPALTEKDIEDAIFAIKQDVDWIALSFVRHAEDLMQLRDLINQHSDHKIPIVAKIEKPEAVENIDKIVAYCDGLMVARGDLGVEVPAQEVPLIQKELVLRAKKARIPVIIATQMMETMISSLTPTRAEVNDVANSVMDGADAVMLSGETSVGKYPVQVIKKMSDILRSVENSELIKVPQLPPHIRTNRYITKSICYHAANMANEISAQAISTLTNSGYTAFQISAWRPSCHILVFTSNKRILTRLSLLWGVRAFYYDKFVSTDETIEDVNAIACKQGYLDVGDMVISLAAMPIQAKGMVNTLRVTEIETCNV, encoded by the coding sequence ATGTCAGCAGCACAGAAAAAAACCAAGATAGTGGCAACCCTAGGCCCAGCTACAAGTACAAAAGAAGTGTTAAAAGGGATGCTCGAAGAGGGCGTAAACGTATTTAGAATTAATTTTTCGCATGCCAATTATGATGATGTAAAGGAGCGTATCGATATGATACGCGAACTTAATGATGAGTACGGATTCACTGCGGCCATTTTGGCCGACTTACAAGGTCCAAAACTTCGTGTGGGTGTTATGAAGGAAGAAGTAGTTGTAAACCCTGGTGACGAAATAACTTTTGCAACAGGAGAACGCTTTGAAGGTACCAAAGAGCGGGTATATATGACTTACGATAGATTTCCACAAGATGCAAAACCTGGAGAGCGTATTCTTTTGGATGATGGTAAACTAATTTTTGAAGTCGTTTCAACAGACAAAAAATCAGAAGTAAAAGCCAAAGTTATTCAAGGTGGCCCATTAAAATCGAAAAAAGGGGTAAACCTTCCAAATACCAATATTTCACAACCGGCATTAACCGAAAAGGATATCGAGGATGCCATTTTTGCAATAAAACAGGATGTTGATTGGATAGCACTTTCTTTTGTTCGTCATGCCGAAGATTTAATGCAATTACGCGATTTAATCAACCAGCACAGTGACCACAAAATACCTATCGTGGCCAAGATTGAAAAACCTGAAGCAGTTGAAAATATTGATAAAATTGTAGCCTACTGTGATGGTTTAATGGTGGCTCGTGGAGATTTAGGAGTTGAGGTGCCAGCACAAGAGGTGCCGCTTATCCAAAAAGAACTTGTATTGCGTGCCAAAAAAGCCAGAATTCCAGTAATTATCGCCACACAAATGATGGAAACCATGATTTCCAGCTTAACACCTACACGTGCCGAGGTAAACGATGTGGCCAATTCGGTAATGGACGGCGCAGATGCCGTAATGCTGTCTGGAGAAACTTCGGTGGGTAAATATCCAGTGCAGGTTATTAAAAAAATGTCTGACATACTAAGAAGTGTGGAAAATTCAGAATTGATTAAAGTGCCACAATTGCCACCGCACATTCGAACCAATCGTTACATTACAAAATCGATTTGTTATCATGCCGCCAATATGGCGAACGAGATTAGTGCTCAGGCTATTTCAACCCTAACAAATAGTGGTTATACAGCATTTCAAATATCGGCATGGAGACCGTCATGTCATATTTTAGTGTTTACTTCAAATAAGCGTATTTTAACAAGATTAAGTTTACTTTGGGGTGTTCGTGCTTTTTATTACGATAAGTTTGTGAGTACCGATGAAACCATTGAAGATGTAAATGCCATTGCATGTAAGCAAGGGTATTTAGATGTAGGCGATATGGTAATAAGTTTAGCGGCCATGCCAATTCAAGCTAAAGGTATGGTAAACACATTACGTGTTACCGAGATAGAAACCTGTAATGTATAG
- a CDS encoding IPExxxVDY family protein, whose amino-acid sequence MAVHKLVLDDAFDDSVFTLVAIHCRLEDYRLAYLLNKNLGVSLARKLKDIDIINGKASYSIYEWEDLKQLITWSLVSNICKLEEVQPTNQKSLFDNEENIIKTYHLLPEHKTVNYFLKIDGDLGYGKEKYILDTILKIPQIATAYSIDSGQLKSKDHLIFN is encoded by the coding sequence ATGGCTGTTCACAAACTTGTCCTTGATGATGCTTTTGATGATTCGGTATTTACACTTGTTGCCATACATTGCCGGTTAGAAGATTATCGATTGGCCTACCTTTTAAACAAGAACTTAGGAGTTTCGCTTGCTAGAAAACTTAAGGACATTGATATTATAAACGGAAAAGCATCATATTCAATTTATGAATGGGAAGATTTAAAGCAGCTAATAACATGGAGTTTGGTTTCAAACATTTGCAAATTAGAGGAAGTTCAACCAACCAATCAAAAGTCGTTATTCGACAATGAAGAAAATATAATAAAGACCTATCATTTGTTGCCAGAACATAAAACTGTAAATTATTTTTTGAAGATAGATGGTGATTTGGGGTACGGTAAAGAAAAATATATTTTAGATACCATTTTAAAAATACCACAAATTGCTACAGCTTACAGTATCGATTCTGGTCAATTGAAGTCTAAAGACCATTTAATTTTTAACTAA
- the rnc gene encoding ribonuclease III, with translation MKNIRNILNSRFKRNGNFFVDISKVLGFKPKKIRYYKKAFTHRSMNIKDEEGNPFNYERLEFLGDAMLSSVIASHLYVEAPSGDEGYLTKMRSKIVSREHLNELGRDLKLIDLVKSKIPPGQFGDNIHGNLFEALVGAIFLDRGYKYCEKFIYKRVIIPYVDIEKLEGKVISYKSLLIEWCQKEKKTFGYNVYEDTGNDDVRHFSVKLSIDDKVVAKARATSKKKAEEKASKRAFFAFQSKMSKMI, from the coding sequence ATGAAAAACATTCGTAACATATTAAATTCCCGTTTTAAACGCAACGGGAATTTTTTTGTGGATATAAGTAAAGTTTTAGGGTTCAAGCCCAAAAAAATTAGATACTATAAAAAAGCCTTCACCCATCGTTCAATGAACATAAAAGATGAAGAGGGTAACCCCTTTAATTACGAACGGCTTGAATTTTTGGGTGATGCCATGCTTAGTTCGGTAATCGCTTCTCATTTATATGTTGAAGCGCCTAGCGGCGATGAAGGGTATTTAACAAAAATGCGCTCTAAGATAGTTAGCCGGGAGCATTTAAACGAACTGGGTAGAGACCTTAAGCTAATCGATTTAGTAAAAAGTAAAATTCCACCAGGTCAGTTTGGTGACAATATACACGGCAATTTATTTGAAGCTTTGGTAGGTGCCATATTTTTAGATCGTGGGTATAAATATTGTGAAAAATTTATCTATAAACGGGTTATTATTCCATACGTAGATATAGAAAAACTTGAAGGCAAGGTAATAAGCTACAAAAGTTTATTGATAGAATGGTGTCAAAAAGAAAAGAAAACCTTTGGTTACAATGTTTATGAAGATACTGGAAATGATGATGTAAGACACTTTTCGGTTAAATTATCCATAGACGATAAAGTAGTGGCCAAAGCCAGGGCCACATCAAAGAAAAAGGCTGAAGAAAAAGCCTCAAAACGCGCCTTTTTTGCGTTTCAAAGTAAAATGTCTAAAATGATTTAG
- the fabF gene encoding beta-ketoacyl-ACP synthase II, with protein MELKRVVVTGLGALTPIGNTKDEYWEGLVSGKSGAAPITYYDTEKFKTKFACELKNFNVTDFIDRKEARKMDKFAQYAMVAADEAIADAKLNLDEVNKLRVGVIWGAGIGGLETFQNEVMNFAAGDGTPRFNPFFIPKMIADIAPGNISIKHGFMGPNYTTVSACASSANAMFDALNSIRLGHTDVVVTGGSEAAVTIAGMGGFNAMHALSTRNESPETASRPFDATRDGFVLGEGAGALVLEEYEHAKARGAKIYAEFIGGGLSSDAHHMTAPHPDGIGVIAVMKNCLENAGLNPEDVDHINTHGTSTPLGDVAELKAISEVFGSHAKNININSTKSMTGHLLGAAGAIEAISTILAMENGVVPPTINHEHVDENIDPELNLTLNKAQKRDVKVAMSNTFGFGGHNACVLFKKID; from the coding sequence ATGGAATTAAAGCGAGTTGTAGTCACAGGATTAGGGGCTTTAACACCTATTGGCAATACCAAAGACGAATATTGGGAAGGCTTGGTTAGTGGTAAAAGCGGTGCTGCGCCTATAACATATTATGACACCGAAAAGTTTAAAACAAAATTCGCTTGCGAATTAAAAAACTTTAATGTTACCGATTTTATTGATAGGAAAGAAGCACGGAAAATGGACAAGTTTGCTCAATATGCCATGGTGGCTGCAGACGAAGCTATTGCCGATGCCAAACTAAATCTAGATGAGGTAAACAAATTACGTGTTGGTGTTATTTGGGGAGCCGGTATTGGAGGATTGGAAACGTTTCAAAATGAGGTGATGAATTTTGCCGCAGGCGACGGTACTCCAAGATTCAACCCTTTCTTTATTCCAAAGATGATTGCTGATATAGCACCCGGAAACATCTCTATAAAACATGGTTTTATGGGGCCAAATTATACAACAGTTTCGGCTTGTGCCTCTTCTGCCAATGCTATGTTCGATGCATTAAACTCAATACGTTTAGGGCACACCGATGTAGTAGTAACAGGAGGGAGTGAAGCGGCGGTTACCATTGCAGGTATGGGTGGTTTTAATGCCATGCACGCGTTATCAACAAGGAACGAAAGTCCAGAAACAGCTTCTCGTCCGTTTGATGCAACCAGAGATGGTTTTGTGTTAGGAGAAGGTGCTGGAGCTTTAGTTCTAGAAGAGTACGAGCATGCCAAAGCCAGAGGGGCAAAAATCTATGCGGAGTTTATTGGAGGCGGTTTGTCTTCTGATGCACACCACATGACAGCACCTCATCCCGATGGAATAGGTGTTATAGCAGTAATGAAAAATTGTTTAGAGAACGCAGGTTTAAACCCAGAAGATGTAGATCATATTAATACACATGGTACATCAACACCTTTAGGTGATGTGGCCGAACTCAAAGCAATTTCAGAAGTATTTGGCAGTCACGCAAAAAATATAAATATAAATTCAACAAAATCAATGACGGGGCACCTACTTGGTGCAGCCGGAGCTATTGAAGCAATCTCTACTATCTTGGCTATGGAAAACGGTGTAGTACCGCCAACCATTAACCATGAACATGTAGATGAAAACATTGACCCAGAATTAAATTTAACCTTAAACAAGGCCCAAAAGCGCGACGTAAAAGTAGCAATGAGCAATACATTTGGATTTGGCGGACATAACGCTTGTGTATTGTTCAAGAAAATAGACTAA
- a CDS encoding acyl carrier protein, giving the protein MSDIASRVKAIIVDKLGVDENEVVTEASFTNDLGADSLDTVELIMEFEKEFDIQIPDDQAENIATVGQAISYIEEAK; this is encoded by the coding sequence ATGTCAGACATTGCATCAAGAGTAAAAGCGATTATCGTGGACAAATTAGGAGTTGATGAAAACGAAGTAGTAACTGAAGCCAGCTTCACTAACGATTTAGGAGCAGACTCATTGGATACTGTAGAATTAATCATGGAGTTCGAAAAAGAATTCGATATCCAAATTCCTGATGACCAAGCAGAAAATATCGCAACAGTTGGTCAAGCTATATCTTATATAGAAGAAGCAAAATAA
- a CDS encoding phosphoribosylglycinamide formyltransferase, producing the protein MKRIVIFASGSGSNAENLVRFFHNSDNASVIQILTNNPYAKVLDRAKKLKVSALSFNIIALSKTDDVLNILRASNPDLIVLAGFLWKFPEFILDEFPNKVINVHPALLPKFGGKGMYGMHVHKAVVENKETETGITIHYVNENYDEGAVIFQAKCEVLPTDTADDVAAKIHELEMEHFPKVVDEILNKQIPNSKF; encoded by the coding sequence ATGAAACGTATTGTAATTTTTGCGTCCGGAAGTGGATCTAATGCTGAAAATTTAGTAAGGTTTTTTCACAACAGCGATAATGCATCTGTTATTCAAATACTTACTAACAATCCTTATGCCAAAGTATTAGATCGGGCAAAAAAACTAAAAGTTAGTGCGCTGTCGTTCAACATAATAGCACTTTCAAAGACCGATGATGTACTGAACATTTTAAGAGCTTCAAACCCAGACTTGATTGTTTTAGCTGGCTTTTTATGGAAGTTTCCTGAGTTTATTCTGGATGAGTTCCCTAACAAAGTGATTAACGTGCACCCCGCTTTATTGCCAAAATTTGGTGGAAAGGGCATGTACGGGATGCATGTTCACAAGGCTGTAGTCGAAAACAAAGAAACCGAAACAGGCATTACCATACATTATGTAAACGAAAATTATGATGAAGGTGCCGTTATTTTTCAAGCCAAATGCGAAGTGCTTCCTACCGATACCGCTGATGATGTCGCTGCTAAAATACATGAATTGGAAATGGAACATTTTCCAAAGGTGGTTGACGAAATACTAAACAAGCAAATTCCAAATTCTAAATTCTAA
- a CDS encoding ribonuclease H family protein, translating into MSKKKKKYYTVWKGHKTGVFESWTDCKAQINNFDGAIYKSFPTFDAAKTALKGNYKDYIGKNKSFKSELSAEQLKKIGQPNYNSISVDAASSGNPGKMEYRGVDTKTKKQLFIQGPFEEGTNNIGEFLAIVHGLALLKKNNSDRIIYTDSRTAMSWVKKKNCNTKLERNNKNKALFELVDRALDWLKTNSYNTVIVKWETKAWGEIPADFGRK; encoded by the coding sequence ATGAGTAAAAAGAAAAAGAAATACTATACCGTTTGGAAAGGCCATAAAACCGGCGTGTTTGAGTCTTGGACCGACTGCAAAGCCCAAATAAACAATTTCGACGGTGCTATTTACAAATCCTTCCCCACTTTCGATGCTGCCAAAACAGCATTAAAAGGCAATTATAAAGACTATATTGGCAAAAACAAAAGCTTTAAAAGTGAGCTTTCGGCAGAACAACTAAAAAAAATTGGCCAACCCAATTACAATTCTATCTCGGTTGACGCAGCCTCTTCAGGCAATCCGGGCAAAATGGAATACCGCGGTGTAGATACCAAAACCAAAAAACAATTGTTTATTCAAGGCCCGTTTGAAGAAGGCACCAATAACATAGGTGAGTTTTTGGCTATTGTGCACGGCTTGGCTTTATTGAAAAAAAATAATAGCGACCGCATTATATATACCGATTCGCGCACCGCAATGAGCTGGGTAAAAAAGAAAAACTGCAACACCAAATTAGAGCGTAACAATAAAAACAAAGCTCTATTTGAATTGGTAGACCGTGCCTTAGACTGGCTAAAAACCAACAGTTACAATACCGTAATAGTTAAATGGGAAACCAAAGCTTGGGGCGAAATCCCCGCCGATTTTGGCAGGAAGTAA
- a CDS encoding PfkB family carbohydrate kinase, which produces MGKLVIVGTVAFDAIETPFGKTDKILGGAATYIGLAASHFDVDAAAVSVVGGDFPQEYLDLLSNKNINISGVEIIKDGKTFFWSGRYHNDMNSRDTLATELNTLADFNPVVPEHYKDAEVVMLGNLHPLVQSSVLDQMESKPKMVILDTMNFWMDCALNDLLNVIKRVDVITINDEEARQLTGEYSLVVAARKIHEMGPKYVVIKKGEHGALLFHDEHVFFAPALPLEEVFDPTGAGDTFAGGFAGYIAKTNDMSFENMKNAVIYGSTLASFCVEKFGTERMQNLSHSEVHKRLLQFKQLTQFEIELT; this is translated from the coding sequence ATGGGTAAATTAGTTATAGTTGGTACGGTAGCCTTTGATGCTATTGAAACACCTTTCGGAAAGACAGATAAAATATTAGGCGGTGCCGCCACATACATTGGTTTGGCAGCCTCTCATTTTGATGTAGATGCTGCAGCCGTTTCGGTTGTAGGAGGCGATTTTCCACAAGAATATTTAGATTTATTATCCAATAAAAACATCAACATTTCGGGCGTAGAAATTATAAAGGATGGTAAAACCTTCTTTTGGAGCGGCCGTTACCACAACGATATGAACTCGCGCGATACGCTTGCAACAGAACTAAACACCCTTGCAGATTTTAACCCCGTTGTTCCAGAACATTATAAAGATGCTGAAGTGGTTATGTTAGGAAACCTGCATCCACTCGTCCAATCTAGTGTTTTAGACCAAATGGAGTCAAAACCTAAAATGGTCATTTTAGACACCATGAATTTCTGGATGGATTGTGCGCTAAATGATTTACTCAATGTTATAAAACGTGTTGATGTTATCACCATAAACGATGAAGAAGCTCGACAGCTAACTGGAGAATACTCATTAGTTGTGGCCGCCAGAAAAATCCATGAAATGGGTCCAAAATACGTGGTAATCAAAAAAGGTGAGCACGGTGCATTGTTGTTCCATGACGAGCATGTGTTTTTCGCACCTGCGCTCCCGCTCGAAGAAGTATTTGATCCCACTGGTGCTGGCGACACCTTTGCAGGCGGTTTTGCAGGATATATTGCTAAAACTAACGACATGTCTTTTGAAAACATGAAAAATGCAGTTATTTATGGATCAACATTAGCTTCGTTTTGTGTTGAAAAGTTTGGCACTGAACGCATGCAAAACTTATCGCACAGCGAGGTCCATAAACGACTGTTGCAGTTTAAGCAATTAACACAATTTGAAATTGAATTAACATAA